One segment of Candidatus Zixiibacteriota bacterium DNA contains the following:
- a CDS encoding BamA/TamA family outer membrane protein produces the protein MGLFRRARRSHGHPVLWPLWAVLLVSFTPELATSAGETDSSRTSGASRSRHDALDYVFAVPSFALQLPFRVFGVVVSGPVKLVEDQDFLESLKSVFSFDVPFGLRPVVGSSSRTGLRGGLQYRARSALATGVPLRLKGTISTNRYEFLSLRIGGPSLFESPFGMQGEIGARRDTRERYYGYGPSSSADDESNYERRGGFGNVRGFWQITDALAAEGFGEYRHVTPGDGRGRTTIGERDSIVARFPDDDLFGLYATLDLHEFGGAVVLDWRDIKGSPRRGGRDELRVSYVGGDGPGDTTVGFWRIRGEVSQYIELWRGRVFGLRAAAQHLEPGNGTRIPFYELSRLGGSNSLRAYRSGRFTGRDMVLFSAEYRWPVWRAIDAFLFTDQGRVFDDISEDFEFSGFRSAYGGGLRVWNTGGHLELTLAKGREQFRFYLAAGEEF, from the coding sequence ATGGGTCTGTTCCGGCGCGCACGTCGTTCGCACGGTCACCCGGTTCTGTGGCCGTTGTGGGCTGTTTTGCTCGTCTCATTCACTCCGGAACTTGCGACTTCAGCCGGCGAGACGGATTCGTCACGTACGTCAGGAGCATCGCGCTCCCGGCACGACGCGCTCGACTATGTCTTTGCCGTCCCCAGTTTTGCCCTGCAGCTTCCCTTCCGGGTGTTCGGAGTCGTGGTTTCCGGGCCGGTCAAGCTCGTCGAGGACCAGGACTTTCTCGAATCGCTGAAGTCGGTTTTCTCCTTCGACGTGCCCTTCGGCCTCCGACCCGTAGTCGGATCGTCATCGCGCACCGGACTGCGCGGCGGGCTTCAGTACCGGGCACGAAGCGCACTGGCCACCGGTGTTCCGCTGCGTCTGAAGGGGACCATCTCGACGAATCGATACGAGTTTTTGTCGCTGCGAATCGGCGGCCCGAGTCTGTTCGAGTCGCCGTTCGGAATGCAAGGGGAGATCGGAGCACGACGCGACACGCGCGAGCGCTACTACGGTTACGGACCGTCGTCCTCGGCCGACGATGAATCCAACTACGAACGGCGGGGCGGCTTCGGCAATGTGCGCGGTTTCTGGCAGATTACCGATGCGCTGGCGGCTGAAGGATTCGGTGAATACCGTCATGTGACCCCCGGCGACGGGCGCGGAAGGACAACGATCGGAGAACGCGATTCGATCGTTGCCCGCTTTCCCGACGACGACCTTTTCGGACTGTATGCCACGCTCGACCTCCACGAATTCGGCGGCGCGGTCGTGCTCGACTGGCGCGACATCAAGGGCTCGCCGCGTCGCGGCGGGCGCGATGAACTGCGAGTTTCCTACGTCGGCGGTGATGGCCCCGGCGACACGACCGTCGGGTTTTGGCGCATTCGCGGTGAGGTCTCCCAGTACATCGAGTTGTGGCGCGGGCGCGTATTCGGTCTGCGCGCGGCCGCACAGCATCTGGAACCGGGCAACGGCACCCGAATTCCGTTTTACGAACTCTCACGGTTGGGCGGCTCCAACTCTCTGCGCGCCTACCGCAGCGGACGTTTTACGGGGCGGGACATGGTGCTCTTCTCCGCCGAGTACCGATGGCCAGTGTGGCGGGCGATCGACGCCTTTCTGTTTACCGATCAGGGACGTGTCTTCGACGATATCTCCGAGGATTTTGAGTTTTCCGGTTTCCGCTCCGCCTACGGCGGCGGGCTGCGCGTATGGAATACAGGCGGCCATCTGGAGTTGACGCTCGCCAAGGGACGTGAGCAGTTTCGTTTTTACCTCGCAGCGGGTGAGGAGTTTTGA
- a CDS encoding ATP-binding protein, translated as MFQRLLSRLNLYAPHRAERDPGFAQYLAETTRRGMRLGGVLGMIGPPIYAFGTALALHWDMTMSVDARSGTLAVWVPLSASAVGIAIQGLSFWPRAVRWGRPIVGVALMAIAYLSSLEFAAAGVHHPSKFGILSLLMLVGISTMPFRAWQTTILGFLLMMTYGLTALVIPGQHGHNPLDVFPELPVFMLTLTVMCAGISALLYSIRHRDYTVRREEESLRHKLQDSERRYRSIFEDSSDGLFVYSEATSGFPLVNAVTEHILGRSAEELAATHFSKVIHPDDLARVAGIHAARVRGEPAPSRYRLKLKRPDDDAPVICEMTIHTTGDPSITAGALRDITAQVKLEEENAQLAQLSETNPFPVLRFDDIGGLLYMNPAARRFPSEIGHPEASITDLLPPDFERRIARLIESDTTVIDARHDFDDRVFSITYRPLPATREIFVWIVDATERTRAEEQIRAYAFQLEQANQELREAQAQLVQSEKMAALGNLVAGVAHEINTPLGSIHANADVSRRALELLAAVDSGGGDNQRMAQAVRILTESNETTRTASERIIRIVRSLRNFARLDEAEFKDVDLHEGIESTLTLAHHEYKNRIEIVKEYGSLPPVRCNPNQINQVIMNILVNAIHAIHDKGTITIRTSADSDGVHVAISDTGVGIRPEYLPRIFDPGFTTKGVGVGTGLGLSIVYKIVQSHGGKIDVKSQPGAGSTFTLTLPVGSAKRSIDGEGT; from the coding sequence ATGTTTCAACGTCTGCTGTCGCGACTCAATCTGTACGCCCCGCATCGCGCCGAACGCGATCCGGGGTTCGCGCAGTACCTCGCGGAAACCACGCGCCGAGGCATGCGTCTGGGTGGTGTCCTGGGGATGATCGGCCCGCCCATCTACGCCTTTGGGACGGCACTTGCCCTGCATTGGGACATGACCATGTCGGTCGATGCCAGGAGCGGCACGCTGGCTGTGTGGGTCCCGTTGAGTGCCAGCGCGGTCGGCATCGCGATTCAGGGGCTGTCGTTCTGGCCGCGCGCGGTCCGATGGGGGCGACCGATCGTGGGCGTCGCGCTGATGGCGATCGCGTACCTGTCGAGTCTGGAATTTGCCGCAGCGGGTGTGCACCATCCTTCGAAGTTTGGCATCCTGAGTCTGCTGATGCTCGTCGGCATCAGCACGATGCCCTTTCGCGCCTGGCAGACGACGATCCTGGGGTTTCTCCTGATGATGACGTACGGCCTGACCGCGCTGGTGATTCCCGGGCAGCACGGACATAACCCGCTGGACGTTTTTCCCGAACTCCCCGTCTTCATGTTGACGCTGACGGTTATGTGCGCCGGGATCAGCGCCCTGCTGTACAGCATCCGACACCGCGACTATACGGTGCGCCGTGAGGAGGAGTCTCTGCGCCACAAGCTGCAGGATTCCGAGCGGCGGTATCGTTCCATTTTCGAGGATTCGTCCGACGGGTTGTTCGTTTACAGCGAGGCGACATCGGGGTTCCCGCTGGTCAACGCCGTGACCGAACACATCCTGGGACGGTCCGCGGAGGAGCTGGCGGCCACGCACTTTTCCAAGGTGATTCATCCCGACGATTTGGCACGTGTTGCGGGGATTCACGCGGCGCGCGTGCGGGGTGAGCCGGCGCCCTCGCGCTACCGGCTCAAACTCAAACGCCCCGATGACGACGCGCCGGTCATCTGCGAGATGACCATCCACACGACCGGCGATCCCTCGATCACCGCCGGGGCGCTGCGCGACATCACCGCCCAGGTCAAACTGGAAGAGGAAAACGCGCAGTTGGCGCAGCTTTCGGAGACCAACCCGTTTCCGGTGCTGCGCTTCGACGACATCGGGGGCCTGCTGTACATGAATCCCGCCGCCCGCCGGTTCCCTTCGGAGATCGGGCATCCGGAAGCATCGATCACCGATCTATTGCCGCCCGACTTTGAGCGGCGCATCGCGCGGTTGATCGAGTCGGACACGACAGTGATCGATGCGCGCCACGACTTCGACGACCGGGTCTTTTCGATCACATATCGGCCGCTGCCGGCGACGCGGGAGATATTCGTCTGGATCGTCGACGCGACCGAGCGCACTCGCGCCGAGGAGCAAATCCGCGCGTATGCCTTCCAACTGGAGCAGGCCAATCAGGAGTTGCGTGAAGCACAGGCGCAACTGGTCCAGTCGGAGAAGATGGCGGCGCTGGGCAATCTCGTGGCGGGCGTCGCCCATGAGATCAACACGCCGCTGGGTTCGATCCATGCCAATGCCGACGTGTCGCGTCGTGCGCTGGAACTGCTGGCCGCGGTCGACTCAGGCGGCGGCGACAACCAGCGAATGGCGCAGGCCGTGCGTATCCTGACGGAGTCGAACGAGACGACACGCACAGCCAGCGAAAGGATCATCCGAATCGTCCGGTCGCTGCGCAATTTCGCGCGTCTGGATGAAGCCGAATTCAAGGACGTCGATCTGCACGAGGGCATCGAATCCACCCTCACGTTGGCGCATCACGAATACAAGAATCGCATCGAAATCGTCAAGGAATACGGGTCGCTGCCGCCGGTCCGCTGCAATCCCAACCAGATCAATCAGGTCATTATGAATATCCTGGTGAATGCGATTCACGCCATCCATGACAAGGGGACGATTACGATCCGGACGTCCGCCGATTCCGACGGTGTCCATGTTGCCATCAGCGACACCGGGGTCGGGATTCGTCCCGAATATCTGCCGCGCATCTTCGACCCGGGATTCACCACCAAGGGCGTCGGCGTCGGCACCGGTCTGGGACTGTCGATTGTTTACAAGATCGTTCAGTCGCATGGCGGCAAAATCGATGTGAAAAGCCAGCCAGGAGCCGGGAGCACCTTCACGCTCACCCTCCCGGTGGGTTCGGCGAAGCGATCCATCGACGGAGAGGGAACTTGA
- a CDS encoding metal-dependent transcriptional regulator, with translation MDKHLSPNMEMYLKTILRLGVDGEPVRVKAIAESLRVTMPSVSGALGSLKSKGLVLHDTYGAVRLSSRGYRAASEVNHRFEALKRFLHDVLGVDEETAARDACEIEHVVGKETLTRLDSFLSFMTRCGKDVHSVISHFHEYLSLRDAGDFCHECELGKTPQSADTDRAV, from the coding sequence ATGGACAAGCATCTGTCTCCCAACATGGAAATGTACTTAAAGACGATTCTCCGCCTGGGAGTGGATGGTGAGCCGGTCCGGGTCAAAGCGATTGCCGAATCGTTGCGTGTGACCATGCCGAGCGTCTCCGGTGCGTTGGGATCGCTGAAGTCCAAAGGGCTGGTCCTGCACGACACCTATGGCGCTGTGCGGCTCTCGAGCAGGGGTTACCGTGCCGCGTCCGAGGTGAACCATCGATTTGAAGCGCTCAAGCGTTTTCTCCACGATGTCCTTGGAGTCGATGAAGAGACCGCCGCACGCGATGCCTGCGAGATTGAACACGTGGTCGGCAAGGAAACACTCACCCGGCTGGATTCGTTTTTGTCGTTCATGACGCGCTGCGGCAAGGATGTCCATTCTGTGATTTCTCATTTCCACGAGTACCTCTCGCTGCGGGACGCCGGCGATTTTTGCCACGAGTGCGAATTGGGCAAAACACCGCAGAGCGCCGACACAGACCGGGCGGTGTGA
- a CDS encoding response regulator: MDISTNDHRVVAVVDDEPMVLQSIKNFLNLETDYEVLTYTSPKSAIDGLREQPVDVIISDYLMPEINGIEFLLQMKEMQPQATRVLLTGYADKENAIKAINDVGLYQYIEKPWENEDLRLVIRNAIEKRMLLKRLSEKVAELDRASAALKGVYSDLMKAFK; the protein is encoded by the coding sequence ATGGACATCAGCACAAATGACCACCGTGTCGTCGCCGTCGTCGACGATGAGCCGATGGTCCTGCAGAGCATCAAGAACTTCCTGAATCTGGAAACCGACTACGAAGTGCTCACGTACACATCGCCGAAGTCGGCGATCGACGGGCTTCGCGAGCAGCCCGTGGATGTCATCATCTCCGACTATCTCATGCCGGAGATCAACGGGATTGAGTTTTTGTTGCAGATGAAGGAAATGCAGCCGCAAGCGACGCGCGTCCTGCTCACCGGCTATGCCGACAAGGAAAACGCGATTAAGGCCATCAACGACGTCGGACTGTATCAGTACATCGAAAAGCCCTGGGAAAACGAGGACTTGCGCCTGGTCATCCGCAACGCGATCGAAAAGCGCATGCTGCTGAAACGCCTCTCCGAAAAAGTCGCCGAACTGGACCGCGCCTCGGCCGCCTTAAAGGGCGTCTATTCCGACCTGATGAAGGCCTTCAAGTAG
- a CDS encoding SpoIIE family protein phosphatase → MSGKDRRPSAVMIVDDEEIVTRSIANLLALETDYKTLPFQQPREALDAVRRERIDCVITDFLMPEMDGLEFLRRLRRMAPDVPAIMLTGYADKESAIAAVNEVNLYQYLEKPWDNDHLQLVIRNAVSHRTLQQELVERLRELDSVLKDRDTLRLTTEHIEQELALAQQVQQSILPRDLDGAGAVRFYHRYYPTGRLGGDYFDVIFTGENRFNAIVSDVAGHGVAAALGTMLVKVIFADASQRGLGCSEMLIEMNDRLVRFLPQQQFVTAFVLQVDLDAGIVSAASAGGPHPIILGSGNGVPVEQWHLNGLPLGAFNRDIFREPEAQSRPLRSGDRILLYTDGLLDVEIESGQSREPHEIAAFVDGLRNHRGEEFLERLVDRCGARRSMLPDDINLLLIEAQDRPR, encoded by the coding sequence TTGAGCGGCAAAGACCGGCGGCCCTCAGCGGTCATGATTGTCGACGACGAGGAGATCGTCACGCGTTCGATCGCCAATCTGCTGGCACTGGAGACCGACTACAAGACGCTGCCGTTCCAGCAACCCCGCGAAGCGTTGGACGCTGTGCGACGCGAACGGATCGACTGCGTCATCACGGACTTCCTGATGCCGGAGATGGATGGGCTGGAGTTTTTGCGTCGGCTGCGCCGGATGGCGCCGGACGTGCCGGCGATCATGCTGACCGGATATGCCGACAAGGAAAGCGCCATTGCGGCGGTCAATGAGGTCAATCTCTACCAGTACCTGGAAAAGCCCTGGGACAACGATCATCTGCAACTGGTGATCCGCAACGCGGTCAGCCACCGGACGCTCCAGCAGGAACTGGTCGAGCGCCTGCGTGAATTGGATTCGGTCCTCAAGGATCGGGACACGTTGCGGCTGACGACGGAACACATCGAACAAGAGCTGGCGCTCGCGCAACAGGTGCAGCAGTCGATTCTGCCGCGTGACCTCGACGGCGCCGGAGCGGTCCGGTTCTACCACCGTTACTACCCCACCGGACGGCTTGGCGGCGATTACTTCGATGTCATCTTCACGGGTGAGAATCGCTTCAATGCCATTGTCAGCGACGTGGCGGGCCATGGGGTCGCTGCGGCCTTGGGGACAATGCTGGTCAAAGTGATTTTCGCCGACGCCTCGCAGCGTGGCCTCGGCTGCTCCGAAATGCTCATCGAGATGAACGACCGTCTCGTGCGATTCCTCCCGCAACAGCAGTTCGTCACCGCCTTCGTTCTGCAGGTTGATCTGGACGCCGGTATCGTCTCCGCCGCATCGGCGGGCGGGCCGCATCCGATCATCCTGGGCTCCGGGAACGGCGTCCCGGTCGAACAGTGGCATCTCAACGGTCTGCCGCTGGGTGCTTTCAACCGAGACATTTTCCGCGAGCCGGAGGCGCAATCACGACCGTTGCGGAGCGGCGATCGCATACTTCTCTATACCGACGGTTTGCTGGATGTCGAGATCGAATCGGGGCAGTCGCGCGAGCCGCACGAAATCGCCGCCTTTGTGGACGGCTTGCGGAATCATCGCGGTGAGGAGTTTTTGGAGCGGCTGGTGGACCGTTGCGGCGCTCGACGGTCCATGCTTCCCGATGACATCAATCTGCTGCTGATCGAGGCACAGGATCGTCCGCGATGA